In Harpia harpyja isolate bHarHar1 chromosome 8, bHarHar1 primary haplotype, whole genome shotgun sequence, a genomic segment contains:
- the C8H21orf91 gene encoding protein EURL homolog, with product MNEEQFVSIDLDDDNVCSVCKLGTEKETLSFCHVCFELNIEGVPKSDLLHTRSLRGHRDCFEKFHLIANQDCPRSKLSKSPYAEVKNILSKKINWIIQYAQNKDLDSDPESSKTSQHQLFNFRHQTDRKLLPQFDSPVPRYSAKWIGGNSGGISGCSQTLLEQRESTDFRLGVLQETGATFCCSSVLWSNHNQVQKAEKAEGDSLPSVHRRHPQYSREELTMMTSGELKQLNEKLLKQIQDVFEELTQQVQEKDSLASELNVRHIAIEQLLKNCSKLPCLQMGRAGMKSNVPI from the exons ATGAACGAAGAGCAGTTTGTGAGCATCGACTTGGACGATGACAACGTCTGCAGTGTCTGCAAGCTGGGGACTGAGAAGGAAACGCTCTCGTTCTGCCACGTTTGTTTTGAGCTGAACATCGAAG GAGTACCAAAGTCAGATCTTCTACATACAAGATCTTTAAGAGGGCACAGagactgctttgaaaaatttCACTTAATAGCAAATCAGGACTGTCCACGATCAAAACTCTCTAAAAGTCCATATGCAGAAGTAAAAAATATCTTGAGCAAAAAAATTAACTGGATCATACAGTATGCACAAAACAAGGATTTAGACTCTGATCCTGAAAGCTCAAAAACATCCCAGCACCAGCTTTTTAACTTCAGACATCAGACTGATAGAAAATTACTCCCACAGTTTGACTCCCCAGTACCTAGATACTCTGCAAAATGGATAGGTGGGAATTCTGGAGGCATCTCAGGCTGCTCACAGACTCTTTTGGAACAAAGAGAATCCACTGATTTCAGACTTGGTGTGTTACAAGAAACAGGTGCTaccttctgctgcagcagtgttTTGTGGTCTAATCACAACCAAGTccagaaagctgaaaaagctGAAGGTGATTCACTTCCCAGTGTTCATAGAAGGCATCCTCAATACAGCAGGGAAGAAT TGACTATGATGACTTCTGGAGAGTTAAAGCAACTTAATGAAAAACTGCTCAAGCAAATCCAGG ATGTGTTTGAAGAGCTGACGCAGCAAGTTCAAGAAAAGGACTCTTTGGCCTCAGAGCTCAACGTCCGTCATATTGCAATTGAGCAGCTGCTGAAGAATTGCTCCAAACTGCCATGTCTACAGATGGGACGAGCAGGGATGAAATCAAATGTGCCCATATAA